In a single window of the Papaver somniferum cultivar HN1 chromosome 8, ASM357369v1, whole genome shotgun sequence genome:
- the LOC113306893 gene encoding geraniol 8-hydroxylase-like, whose translation MEYLNLLLLILLPVSLLKIFSWITKSSPTNLPPGPAPLPIFGNLFKLGKKPHESLTQLAQIYGPLMSLKLGSLTTIVISSSTTAKEVLQKHDQSFSSRTVIDAVTVFNHHESSIVWLPPTPQWRTLRKLTNSHIFTTQKLDSNQSLRHQKLEELVSYVRRNANAGSVINIGQAAFTIVLNLISNSFFSIDLADGFGSDSVCVFKDAVRGAMLEAGKPNLSDYFPVIRFMDLQGVRRGMSKHFGVLDEIFEKIIQQKLLTLHSREGKGDLLDMILDPSHDNGIQLQHHEIKGLFKDFFAAGTDTTSSTVEWAMAELLHNPSKMTKAQQELSDILGKDQPIEESDIIRLPYLQAVVKETLRLHPPVPFLVPHKAENNVEIHDFVVPKGAQVLVNVWAIGRDPALWKDPTCFSPERFLDLKSDYKGQDFELIPFGSGRRICPGLPLAHRMVHLVLGLLLQSFDWELENGLKPENLDMEEEFGFTLAKATGLRAIPVIRL comes from the exons ATGGAGTACTTGAATCTTCTTCTGTTAATCCTACTTCCTGTATCACTTctcaaaatattttcatggattaCTAAATCTTCACCCACAAATCTCCCACCTGGTCCAGCTCCACTGCCCATCTTTGGAAATCTTTTCAAACTCGGAAAGAAGCCTCACGAGTCACTCACTCAATTAGCTCAAATCTACGGACCCTTGATGTCACTAAAACTCGGTTCCTTAACAACAATCGTCATCTCATCTTCAACTACAGCCAAAGAAGTTTTACAAAAACATGATCAATCGTTTTCTAGTCGCACCGTAATAGACGCGGTTACGGTGTTCAATCACCATGAATCTTCAATAGTCTGGTTACCTCCTACGCCTCAGTGGAGAACTCTTAGAAAGTTGACCAATTCACATATTTTCACTACTCAAAAACTTGATTCAAATCAAAGCCTGAGGCACCAAAAGTTAGAGGAACTTGTTTCCTACGTTCGCCGCAATGCAAACGCTGGTTCTGTGATTAATATCGGTCAAGCTGCTTTTACTATTGTTCTTAATTTGATATCAAATAGTTTCTTTTCAATTGATTTAGCTGATGGTTTTGGTTCAGATTCTGTTTGTGTTTTTAAAGATGCTGTTAGAGGAGCAATGTTGGAAgcaggaaaaccgaatttgtctGATTATTTTCCAGTGATTAGATTCATGGATTTGCAAGGTGTGAGACGTGGTATGAGTAAGCATTTTGGAGTATTGGATGAGATATTTGAGAAGATTATACAACAGAAGTTGTTGACACTACATTCTAGAGAGGGGAAAGGTGACTTGCTAGATATGATTCTTGATCCATCCCATGACAATGGAATTCAACTTCAACATCATGAAATAAAAGGTTTATTTAAG GACTTCTTTGCTGCTGGTACGGATACTACCTCGTCAACTGTAGAATGGGCAATGGCGGAATTACTCCATAACCCATCTAAGATGACAAAAGCTCAACAAGAGCTTTCGGACATTTTAGGGAAAGACCAGCCGATTGAGGAATCAGATATCATTCGGCTACCTTACTTGCAAGCGGTTGTCAAAGAAACGTTGCGACTTCACCCACCAGTTCCATTTTTAGTTCCTCATAAAGCAGAGAACAACGTTGAAATTCATGATTTCGTTGTCCCTAAAGGTGCCCAAGTCCTAGTCAACGTATGGGCAATTGGACGAGATCCTGCCTTATGGAAGGACCCAACTTGTTTCAGCCCCGAAAGGTTTTTAGATTTGAAATCCGATTATAAAGGTCAAGATTTTGAATTAATTCCATTTGGATCAGGTCGTCGAATCTGCCCCGGTTTACCATTAGCACATAGGATGGTACACTTAGTTCTGGGTTTGCTTTTACAATCATTTGACTGGGAACTTGAAAATGGGTTGAAACCAGAGAATTTAGATATGGAGGAAGAATTTGGGTTTACGTTAGCAAAGGCCACTGGCCTTCGAGCTATTCCAGTTATTAGGTTATGA
- the LOC113305258 gene encoding cysteine-rich receptor-like protein kinase 10, with translation MNNLESNATLKSSKFEVDSIEYNDFSNIYGIVECTRDLSRDSCTSFLQDMISRIPGYLNGLRGGHIYTQSCFLRYYDHLFYELVPPPPPSGPSPSDFGKVTDPLPGPKPSPNTVAVAVPVVVGVLLILVVCFYFSRRKRRVTNKFDIPASTDPIENQDSLQFDLVTIRNATDEFSDANKLGEGGFGVVYKGRLQNGQEIAVKRLSVNSGQGLQEFKNEVVLLNKLQHRNLVRLLGFCFQGHEQILIYEHVSNGSLDKYLFVTERKVLLDWEKRYKIIGGIARGLLYLHEDFRLRIIHRDLKAGNILLAEEMEAKIADFGMAKLFEIDQTQGNTSRIAGTYGYMAPEYVLHGLFSVKSDVYSFGVLLLEIVSGRNISSFYESASSPDLLSYVSMENWREGTALELMDPILSQMFSRNEVIRSIHIGLLCVQDNIEDRPTMSSVVLMLSSYSITLASPSQPAYFAGSVIGLNMPNSLEQSKSSSKPYSVNDISCDPVKLSKAQRYLEYKFGTLFLFDMAKGILSPTAMGITFPDSKQEFMEMIVHGIQLHVDVLRNQNGEGEEADSRGISIPATVSPNLVHESHGLDQLEEEANSSSSDPSIPPGFETYNRFQGIEEDQEVASKISDINTTKPALSEPFQEANTRVHRKKKCSSNPLTSPSKISAGNLMEFGSIMG, from the exons ATGAATAATCTCGAGTCTAATGCTACGTTGAAATCGTCTAAGTTTGAAGTTGATTCAATTGAGTATAATGACTTCAGTAATATATACGGGATAGTTGAATGTACTCGAGatttatcaagagattcttgtacATCTTTCTTGCAAGATATGATTAGTAGAATTCCTGGTTATCTTAATGGATTAAGAGGAGGACATATATATACTCAAAGTTGTTTTCTCAGATATTATGATCATTTATTCTACGAACtagtaccaccaccaccaccatcaggtCCATCACCGTCTGATTTTGGAAAAG TGACAGATCCGTTGCCTGGGCCGAAACCGTCACCCAATACTGTTGCAGTTGCTGTTCCTGTGGTTGTTGGAGTTTTGTTGATATTAGTAGTGTGTTTTTACTTCTCAAGGAGAAAGAGAAGGGTGACAAATAAATTTGATATTCCGG CTTCCACGGATCCAATCGAAAATCAAGACTCTTTGCAGTTCGACTTGGTTACAATTAGAAATGCTACAGATGAGTTCTCTGATGCTAACAAGCTTGGCGAGGGTGGTTTTGGTGTAGTCTACAAG GGTAGGCTTCAAAATGGGCAAGAAATAGCGGTGAAGCGTCTCTCTGTGAATTCAGGACAAGGTTTGCAGGAATTCAAGAATGAGGTGGTTTTGCTAAATAAGCTTCAACATAGAAATCTTGTCAGACTTTTGGGTTTTTGTTTCCAAGGACATGAGCAGATACTCATCTACGAACATGTATCCAATGGAAGTCTCGACAAGTATCTATTTG TTACCGAAAGAAAAGTTCTTTTGGATTGGGAAAAGCGCTACAAAATCATAGGAGGGATTGCCAGGGGACTTCTATATCTTCACGAAGATTTTCGGCTTAGAATTATTCACAGAGATCTCAAAGCAGGTAATATTTTGTTAGCCGAGGAAATGGAAGCGAAAATTGCAGACTTTGGCATGGCTAAGCTTTTCGAAATCGATCAAACACAGGGTAACACAAGTAGAATTGCCGGAACATA TGGTTACATGGCCCCAGAATATGTATTGCATGGACTATTTTCTGTGAAGTCAGATGTTTATAGTTTTGGGGTTTTGCTCTTGGAAATCGTAAGCGGACGAAATATTTCCAGTTTCTATGAGTCAGCTTCATCACCAGACCTTCTAAGCTATGTAA GCATGGAAAATTGGAGAGAAGGCACAGCTTTGGAGCTGATGGATCCAATTTTATCCCAAATGTTTTCGCGAAATGAAGTGATTAGAAGTATACACATTGGATTATTATGTGTGCAAGATAATATCGAAGATAGGCCCACCATGTCTTCAGTTGTTTTGATGCTCAGTAGCTACTCAATCACTCTAGCATCTCCTTCACAGCCTGCATATTTTGCAGGAAGCGTAATTGGGTTGAATATGCCCAACTCTTTAGAACAATCTAAGAGCAGCTCAAAACCATATTCTGTAAACGACATTTCT TGTGATCCGGTTAAATTAAGCAAGGCTCAAAGATATTTGGAATACAAATTTGGTACTCTATTTCTATTTGATATGGCAAAAGGAATTTTAAGCCCCACTGCTATGGGAATAACTTTTCCAGATTCTAAGCAAGAGTTTATGGAGATGATTGTCCATGGAATTCAACTTCATGTTGATGTTCTAAGAAACCAAAATGGTGAAGGGGAAGAGGCGGATTCTCGTGGTATTTCTATTCCAGCAACCGTTTCTCCTAATCTTGTGCATGAGTCTCATGGATTGGATCAATTGGAAGAAGAGGCAAATTCCTCTTCTTCGGATCCGTCAATTCCACCTGGATTCGAAACATATAATCGTTTCCAAGGGATTGAAGAAGATCAGGAGGTTGCTTCAAAAATCTCCGACATCAACACCACCAAACCAGCATTGTCTGAGCCATTTCAAGAAGCCAACACTAGGGTGCACAGAAAAAAGAAATGCTCTTCGAACCCCCTTACTAGTCCTAGTAAGATCTCAGCGGGTAATCTCATGGAGTTTGGTTCTATAATGGGCTAA